The region CCGCGAAATCGTCACCGATATTCACGAGTGGCTAAAGGAAAACCGGGCCGCGCTGGAGCCAATTTTGAAATAGTCAATTCACGTTCAAACCCCTTTACAGCCCTCGATTCGTAGTTGAACCGGGGGCTTTTTTATATGTTGCTAAGTATGTCCGTTGGGTATAACCTTTAACTACGTCAAATGACCCATCCAGATTAATCTACAAAACGAACCTCCTTAACGGTGCGCTTCTTCACAAGGTCAATGTGTTCAAACCAGAACGACAACTGAGGTACTACAGCAATCCCTTAAAAACCAGCGCATCCTGTCTCATCTGGCTGTTGTTAAAGAAAACATAAGCCCGTTGATCATCCGGTACCAATTCAGCCAGTTCCGTAAGCTCCTGCATATCATACGTATATCGCCACCCCTGTCGGCCGTGCAGCCGAAAGTAGCAGTGATCGGGCGTGGTGGTGGCCTGAACAAACGGGTCGACCACATGCCATAGTTGCAGATCTTCGCATAAACCCTTAATCGTGTCTTTATCCCAGGGGCCTCTGGGCTCCCAGGCAAAGGTCAACCCAGACCGGTCAATATCGGAGAAGAAACGCGTTAGTTGCGCGATGTGCTGCGGTGTTTGGGTAAAGCTGGCCGGGCATT is a window of Spirosoma linguale DSM 74 DNA encoding:
- a CDS encoding protein of unknown function DUF72 (PFAM: protein of unknown function DUF72~KEGG: pca:Pcar_0836 hypothetical protein) codes for the protein MSEVLQIGTCGFGVPKDVYAQQFSSVEVQHTFYQPPQLATLARWRDQVPTDFEFTLKAWQLITHSAQSPTYKRIKKPLTDAERAEAGFFRPTPTVEHAWQVTRQCAQALRARTVLFQCPASFTQTPQHIAQLTRFFSDIDRSGLTFAWEPRGPWDKDTIKGLCEDLQLWHVVDPFVQATTTPDHCYFRLHGRQGWRYTYDMQELTELAELVPDDQRAYVFFNNSQMRQDALVFKGLL